From Hermetia illucens chromosome 6, iHerIll2.2.curated.20191125, whole genome shotgun sequence, one genomic window encodes:
- the LOC119659796 gene encoding cuticle protein 16.8, which produces MKIVVQLVALSCLISLALADVSHILGHQHPGEGYEHEQHLRTSTPPPPPRPYVFSYTAGRYPNHTDRSHTEVSDGSGTVRGKFAYVDPRNELRTVEYVADQYGFHPALSHEPQDTEAVKLATAKHLDLYHRIAASHQDPTISFQPAAAPVDSAAVAHRKAYHAALFEKIASEHARIGAEREAERAAFEATSEANHLGYDEQHYQH; this is translated from the exons GTAGCACTCTCTTGCCTAATTTCTCTGGCACTAGCAGATGTTTCACACATATTGGGACATCAACATCCTGGAGAAGGTTATGAACATGAACAACATTTGAGGACATCAACACCCCCTCCACCACCACGGCCATATGTTTTCAGTTATACCGCCGGTCGCTATCCAAATCATACAGATCGTAGCCACACCGAAGTTTCAGATGGAAGCGGTACTGTCCGTGGCAAATTCGCTTATGTTGATCCTCGCAATGAGCTTCGTACCGTCGAATATGTAGCTGACCAATATGGATTCCACCCCGCCTTGAGCCATGAGCCACAAGATACTGAGGCAGTTAAACTCGCTACTGCCAAACATTTGGATCTCTACCACAGAATCGCTGCATCTCATCAGGATCCAACAATTAGTTTT CAACCGGCAGCCGCTCCTGTAGACAGTGCAGCCGTAGCTCACCGTAAAGCCTATCATGCCGCTTTGTTCGAGAAAATTGCATCCGAACATGCTAGAATCGGTGCAGAACGGGAAGCTGAGCGTGCGGCCTTCGAAGCAACCTCGGAAGCGAATCACTTAGGCTATGACGAACAACATTACCAACATTAG